A section of the Humulus lupulus chromosome 2, drHumLupu1.1, whole genome shotgun sequence genome encodes:
- the LOC133814705 gene encoding uncharacterized protein LOC133814705: MGSGSIAWEQICKPKRAGGLGFKDFSVWNIATIGKYIWAIAEKKDNLWVKWVHDVYIRDKDWWDYVAPLQSSWYWKKIVKLKDQFKNLSSLQMLTNGYQIRKGYQMLCPITDHVHWCKEVWGRLNIPKHSFILWLSVQNRLKTKERLQRFNIISNSNCLLCNSHTETVSYLFFGCGISVICLRHVQHWLGWYVNATSLVDVLRWIERAKISKFRKLMYSAAIAAVTYQIWRGRNEVLWLHKHFYTDVVVQSIQVNVKNRVCYRWPKKVSQKDLD; the protein is encoded by the coding sequence ATGGGATCAGGTAGCATTGCTTGGGAGCAAATCTGCAAACCAAAAAGAGCTGGAGGTCTTGGTTTCAAGGATTTTTCTGTCTGGAATATTGCTACTATTGGCAAGTATATTTGGGCTATTGCAGAAAAGAAAGACAACTTATGGGTTAAGTGGGTGCATGATGTTTATATCAGAGATAAGGATTGGTGGGATTATGTTGCCCCTTTGCAGAGTAGTTGGTATTGGAAAAAAATTGTTAAACTCAAAGATCAGTTTAAAAATTTGAGTTCATTACAGATGCTAACTAATGGATATCAAATTAGGAAGGGTTATCAAATGCTTTGTCCTATAACTGATCATGTTCATTGGTGTAAGGAGGTGTGGGGGAGATTAAATATTCCCAAGCATAGCTTTATTCTTTGGCTATCTGTTCAGAATCGGTTAAAGACTAAAGAGAGGCTTCAAAGATTCAATATTATTAGTAACTCAAATTGCCTTCTCTGTAACAGTCATACAGAAACTGTTAGCTATTTGTTTTTTGGTTGTGGCATCAGTGTGATCTGTCTTAGGCATGTGCAACATTGGCTGGGCTGGTATGTAAATGCCACTTCTTTGGTTGATGTATTACGTTGGATTGAGAGAGCTAAAATTAGTAAGTTCAGAAAGCTCATGTACTCTGCTGCAATTGCAGCTGTGACTTATCAGATTTGGCGAGGGCGTAATGAGGTTTTGTGGCTGCATAAACATTTTTATACTGATGTAGTTGTACAGTCGATTCAAGTTAATGTAAAAAATAGAGTCTGTTATAGATGGCCTAAGAAAGTGAGTCAAAAAGATTTAGATTAG
- the LOC133814704 gene encoding uncharacterized protein LOC133814704 translates to MANQSWLNHFTTAEVSFLNAGLFDPSPALLTVYPDFTSGKKPFKYFRMWNFYPNFHDQILIDWSRPISGTKMYIVVQKLRRLKGLLKDINKCGFNDIHTSDLNASRVLSDCQEQLMRDPLNADVIKLEGDAREKYAAVHKSYCSFLHQKAKIHWIKEGDDNTAFFHASIRDRRSQNRIYSITTDSGEWIDQPEMVAYVFVSYYKNLLGSCLTDRKRVITSLVTEGPILSREQSELLLMPFTRENVKLALFDIPGSKAPGPDGLRSILSEIIAQNQGGFVKGRSIAHKIMICQDLVRHYGRKSGKAKCLIKLDLRKAYDTLECDFIEEMLEAFNFPAKFISLVMQIMQMIGRKDDFKFHERCERLQLNHLIFADDVLLFCQGEYKSIYYMLQGLKLFSESSGLIPNDSKSSIYCCGMNDYEIQQVLDASGFCRSSLPFKYLGMPICSKRISVKECEVLIDKMLLGLGVGVQEIFRLLGV, encoded by the exons ATGGCTAATCAATCTTGGCTAAATCATTTTACAACTGCTGAAGTGAGCTTTCTTAATGCGGGTCTCTTTGATCCTTCCCCTGCCTTACTTACGGTATATCCTGATTTTACTAGTGGCAAAAAACCATTCAAATATTTTCGAATGTGGAATTTTTACCCAAATTTTCATGATCAGATTCTTATTGATTGGAGTAGGCCTATTAGTGGAACTAAGATGTACATAGTTGTTCAGAAACTTCGAAGACTTAAGGGCCTTTTGAAAGATATTAATAAGTGTGGTTTTAATGATATTCATACATCTGATCTGAATGCCTCTAGAGTATTATCTGATTGTCAGGAACAATTAATGAGAGATCCTCTTAATGCTGATGTGATTAAGTTGGAAGGGGATGCTAGAGAAAAGTATGCTGCAGTTCACAAGTCTTACTGCTCTTTTCTGCATCAAAAAGCTAAAATTCACTGGATTAAAGAGGGGGATGATAATACAGCCTTTTTTCATGCTAGCATTCGAGATAGAAGAAGTCAAAATAGAATTTATTCCATCACAACTGATTCTGGTGAGTGGATTGATCAGCCAGAAATGGTAGCATATGTTTTTGTCAGTTATTATAAGAATTTGTTGGGTAGTTGTCTGACAGATAGAAAGAGGGTAATTACAAGCTTAGTTACTGAAGGTCCTATACTTTCTAGAGAGCAATCAGAGCTTTTGTTGATGCCCTTCACTAGAGAGAATGTTAAACTTGCTCTTTTTGATATTCCTGGCAGCAAGGCTCCTGGTCCTGATGG GTTACGGTCTATCTTGTCTGAGATAATTGCTCAAAATCAAGGTGGGTTTGTTAAGGGGAGATCTATTGCTCACAAGATCATGATTTGCCAAGATCTTGTTCGGCATTATGGGAGGAAATCTGGTAAAGCTAAATGTCTAATCAAATTGGATTTGCGGAAAGCGTATGATACTCTTGAATGTGATTTTATTGAGGAAATGCTTGAAGCTTTTAATTTTCCTGCCAAGTTCATTTCTCTTGTAATGCA GATCATGCAAATGATAGGTCGGAAAGATGATTTCAAGTTTCATGAGCGATGTGAGAGACTTCAGCTTAATCATCTTATTTTTGCGGATGATGTTCTACTCTTTTGTCAAGGTGAGTATAAATCCATCTATTATATGTTGCAAGGTCTTAAGCTATTTTCTGAATCTTCTGGTCTCATTCCGAATGATTCAAAGTCTTCCATCTACTGTTGTGGTATGAATGACTATGAGATTCAGCAAGTTTTGGATGCTTCGGGGTTCTGTAGGAGTTCCTTGCCTTTTAAATACCTGGGAATGCCCATCTGTTCCAAGAGAATATCAGTGAAGGAGTGTGAAGTTTTAATAGATAAAATGCTGCTCGGATTAGGTGTTGGAGTTCAAGAAATATTTCGTTTGCTGGGCGTGTGA